The Haloprofundus salinisoli region GCCCACGAGAGCAGGTGGGCGACGGCGAGCGCCAGCGAGAGTCGACCGGTCCTCGCGCGTCGGCGGACGACGCCGTCCGCGCCGAGCGTCGCCGTCAGAAGCAGGTAGAACGCCACCGCGACCGGAAAGTGCGGCGGCGTCTCCATCGGGAAGACGCCGACGAGACCCATCGCGACAGCGGTGAGCGCGAAGAGGGCGGCGACGAGACGGGCGGCGTGCGTCGTCGCCGCGGCCCACAGCGGAACCGCGTACGGGAGTGCCAACAGCGCGCCGAGAATCAAGCCGCCGTTGAACAGAAGCGCCGTCGCCGGGTCGACGCCGAGTTCCGAGAGCGCGTCGCGCGGCCACGAGAACCACGCGGCGACCGCCGCCGCCGTCAGAATCGACCCGAGCGTGACGACGGGAGCGACTCGACCGGTCCGGCGCGCGAGTTCGACGCGTTGCATCGTCGGGTATCGAGACGAAGCGACCATAGTGGTTGCGTATTTGACTTGTTCGGTCCAGTCGTCGAACCGCCGAAACAGTTCTGTTCCGCGAGCGAGGAGTTGTTGGTATGGGGACAGAGGAGACGACCGCCACGGGGTCAGGGGAACTGCACGAGACCTACGTCGCCGCGCTCCAGCACGGCTTGGTCGAACTTCCAGAAGAGGCGCGACTGGTCGGCGTCGTTCGCCGCCCGACGCGGTGGTTCCACGCCGCCGTCGACGAGAACCGCCCGACGCTCGGGCCGCCGGAGGCGCTCCTCGACGAGTTCGCGCGGGAGCGAGACGACCTGAAGATGGCCGGTCTCTGCGATGAGGGCGCGCACAACGCCGCGTGGGAGAACATCGACTTCGAGGGGCGCTATCGGGAGTACCTCGAAACTGAGGAACCACAGCCGGCGCTGGAGTCGCTGACGGCGGACCTCCGCGCGGGCGACGAGGTGGCGCTGGTCTGCTTCGAGAACACCGAGAAGAAGCGCTGTCACCGGACAGTCCTCCGAGACGCGCTCGCCGAGCGCGCGTGACCGGCGCACGGCCCCGAGTCGCCGAATCACCACGGCCAATTTGATATGTGCCCCGACAGAACGTACGGACGGATGACACTCGACACGCCCGGGGGCGACCCCGTCCCCGACTTCGGCTTCGTCGCGGAGGGTTCGACGTGAGCACCCGCACCGACTCGGCGCTCGCGCCGATACGAACCGGTCGCTACGCCGAACTCGCACTGATTCTCGCGACCGTCGTCGGCGTCGCGGCGACGATGGTTCACTGGGCGGGTCTGCTCGTCGGCGGCGCGCTCGTCGGTCTCGTCGCCACCTCGGTCTCGCGCGCCGTCGTCAACGGCCTCACCTTCGGCTTGGTCGTCCTGTTCGCCTTCGCGGCGTGGATACTCGTCGAGGGGTTGCCCTCGGCCGCGGTGGAACTCGGAGATATCTGGGCGCTGGGCGTCGTCGCGGCGTTCGTACTCCCGTTAGCGGCTGCCGTCGCGGTTCGGGCGCTGAGCTGAAGCGGTCCCTGGCGTCTCGAACGGCGCTCTGGCCATAGAAATTATAGTTCAAGCACCCTATAAGAACGTGTGTCCGGGAGTACTCGCGCCCGTCACGAGAGCGCACTCGCCAGCCTCCGCCGCCGTCTCGCGGCGTTCGCGGTCGTCGCCGCGCTCGCGACGTGTCTCGCCGGCGGCGCGCTGTTGGCGTCCCGTCTCGCGGCGGCGACGGTCGGAGCGTGGCTCTTCGTCGCAGCCGCGGTTCTCGCCGTCGAACTCGGGTGGGCCACCGGGCAGCTCGACCGAAACCGGCGGGCGGGTGAGACGCTGCTCGCCCGCCTCGGGACCGGAAATTTCGTCACGCTCGGTCGGGGGGTGTTGCTCGCGTGGGTCGCCGCGTTCGTCGTCGTGGACTGGACCGACACTGCCGCGCTCCTGTGGGTTCCGACCGCGCTCTACGGCACCGCCGCGGCGCTCGACGCCGCCGACGGCGCGCTCGCGCGTGGAAACGACCGCGTGACCGGCTTCGGCACGTCGCTGGACCTCGAATACGACGCGCTCGGAGTGCTGGTCGCCTGTTCGGTCGGAGTCGTCGCGGGTCTGCTGCCCCTCTGGTATCTCTCGATCGGTCTCGCGCGCTACGCGTTCGGCCTCGCCCGCTACCTGCGTCGCCGCCGCGGTGTCCCCGTGTACGACCTGCCGCCGCGCGTCAGTCGCCGCCCGCTCGCAGGACTCCAGATGGCGTTTCTCGCCGCCGCTCTGTCGCCGGTTCCCGACCCGTCGGTGAGAACCGCCGGAGCGACGGTGTTCGGCGGGGCGCTGCTGCTCGGGTTCGGCCGCGACTGGCTCTACGTCTCCGGTCGCGTCGGCGGCGACACGAAGAGTCCGACCGAACACGTCGTCGACTGAGCGCGCGGCGAAACCGACTTACTCTCGCAGCCGGCCGTAGACGTCGAGGTGATGGGCGACAAACGAGAGCGCTTCGCGTTCGACCGCTGCGTGTCGCTCGTCGACCCACGCGTCGAAGCCGTCGACGTCGCCCGCTTCGCCGACAGACTGCTCGAAGAAGGAGAGCAGGTGGTGCAGAAAGTACGCCTCGTCGCCCGCGTACGGCGGGGTGACCACCCAGTCGGAGCCGCCCGCCGCGAGCACCTCGCCGCCGAACTCGGGGGCGGCCGCGAGCAGTTCTCTGCCCGTCCGACTCCCGCCGGGACGCTCCTGCGCGTCCATCGTCGCGTGGTAGGCGGCGACGATTCGGGCTTGGAGTGCGGGGTCGGCGGTCGGCGAAAAGCCCGTCTCGCCGTCGAAGGTGACCGGGAAGTACCAGCGACCGTCGTCGGCGAGCGCCGATAAGAGGGCGGGGAGCGCCGAATCGAGGTCGACGATATCGAGAAACGCGGCGGCGACGACGAGGTCCCAGGGTTCCTCGACTTCGGCGAGAAAGTCGAAGGCGTCGGCGGCGACGAACGAGACGGCGATGCGCTCGGTCTGCGTTTCGAGGACGAGGTCGGCAGTCGTCTCGTCTCCGTCGTTCTCCTCGACGGCGTACCCCGACTCTGCCGCCCACTCGACGCACCGGTCGTACCCGCGTTCGAGACTCGCTTCGTCTCTGTCGACGAGCGTGTAGGAGACCCGGTCGGGGAGGCGATTCCAGTCGAGCAGCCGGCGGAGCATCGACCCGAGACCGCCGCCGACGTCGA contains the following coding sequences:
- a CDS encoding DUF998 domain-containing protein encodes the protein MQRVELARRTGRVAPVVTLGSILTAAAVAAWFSWPRDALSELGVDPATALLFNGGLILGALLALPYAVPLWAAATTHAARLVAALFALTAVAMGLVGVFPMETPPHFPVAVAFYLLLTATLGADGVVRRRARTGRLSLALAVAHLLSWAAWAAGRFPGPGLALPETVGAVMLAAWVLALSPVATESVGSHRRGTRAERR
- a CDS encoding DUF488 family protein, whose amino-acid sequence is MGTEETTATGSGELHETYVAALQHGLVELPEEARLVGVVRRPTRWFHAAVDENRPTLGPPEALLDEFARERDDLKMAGLCDEGAHNAAWENIDFEGRYREYLETEEPQPALESLTADLRAGDEVALVCFENTEKKRCHRTVLRDALAERA
- a CDS encoding CDP-alcohol phosphatidyltransferase family protein, producing MSGSTRARHESALASLRRRLAAFAVVAALATCLAGGALLASRLAAATVGAWLFVAAAVLAVELGWATGQLDRNRRAGETLLARLGTGNFVTLGRGVLLAWVAAFVVVDWTDTAALLWVPTALYGTAAALDAADGALARGNDRVTGFGTSLDLEYDALGVLVACSVGVVAGLLPLWYLSIGLARYAFGLARYLRRRRGVPVYDLPPRVSRRPLAGLQMAFLAAALSPVPDPSVRTAGATVFGGALLLGFGRDWLYVSGRVGGDTKSPTEHVVD
- a CDS encoding class I SAM-dependent methyltransferase, translating into MSRPQSYSFQRYLAAKERIDDRALHRPTLDAVAAGLADVAAARGEVRVLDVGGGLGSMLRRLLDWNRLPDRVSYTLVDRDEASLERGYDRCVEWAAESGYAVEENDGDETTADLVLETQTERIAVSFVAADAFDFLAEVEEPWDLVVAAAFLDIVDLDSALPALLSALADDGRWYFPVTFDGETGFSPTADPALQARIVAAYHATMDAQERPGGSRTGRELLAAAPEFGGEVLAAGGSDWVVTPPYAGDEAYFLHHLLSFFEQSVGEAGDVDGFDAWVDERHAAVEREALSFVAHHLDVYGRLRE